One Thermococcus eurythermalis DNA segment encodes these proteins:
- a CDS encoding 2-oxoacid:acceptor oxidoreductase subunit alpha translates to MIIRGDEPEQLRLIRKLYKPGNYFLQGNEAVAYGALFAGCRFYAGYPITPSSEIAETMARELPKLGGYYLQMEDEIASIAAMVGASWTGLKVMTATAGPGFSLMQENLGYAVMTETPLVLVDVQRSGPSTGQATKGAQGDFFQARWGTHGDHPIVAVSPISGQDAFWETIRAFNIAERLRTPVVVLFDGVLAHTRELIKIPDVDEVEITYRKLPQNEEEAKLPFGDPHGDGVPPMPLFGHGYFTHVTGSTHKENGLRDVYTPEVHDRLVRRIHKKIEGNREVYEKYEEHFTDDAEILVVSWGVTARPALGAVLKAREEGIKAGLFVPKTVHPFPGERMRELGKRVRAILVPEMNLGQMILEVQRFVNDDVLLKGVNKIGGVPLTVEEILREIRGVA, encoded by the coding sequence ATGATAATCCGCGGCGACGAGCCTGAACAGCTCAGGCTCATTCGAAAGCTCTACAAGCCCGGCAACTACTTCCTGCAGGGCAACGAGGCCGTTGCATACGGCGCGCTCTTTGCGGGCTGCCGCTTCTACGCAGGTTATCCAATAACTCCATCGAGCGAGATAGCGGAGACGATGGCGCGCGAACTTCCGAAGCTCGGCGGCTACTACCTCCAGATGGAGGACGAGATAGCGAGCATAGCCGCGATGGTCGGGGCGTCCTGGACGGGCCTCAAGGTCATGACGGCAACCGCGGGGCCGGGCTTCAGCCTCATGCAGGAGAACCTTGGCTACGCCGTGATGACCGAGACCCCGCTCGTCCTCGTTGATGTGCAGAGGAGCGGGCCTTCAACGGGCCAGGCCACGAAGGGAGCGCAGGGCGACTTCTTCCAGGCGAGGTGGGGAACTCACGGCGACCACCCGATTGTGGCGGTTTCTCCTATCAGCGGGCAGGACGCCTTCTGGGAGACAATAAGGGCCTTTAACATCGCCGAGAGGCTCAGGACTCCCGTGGTGGTTCTCTTCGATGGTGTTCTCGCCCACACGAGGGAGCTCATCAAGATTCCCGACGTTGATGAGGTGGAGATAACCTACCGCAAGCTCCCCCAGAACGAGGAAGAAGCTAAGCTCCCCTTCGGCGACCCGCACGGAGACGGCGTTCCACCGATGCCCCTCTTCGGACACGGCTACTTTACCCACGTCACCGGTTCGACCCACAAAGAGAACGGCCTTCGCGATGTCTACACGCCGGAAGTCCACGACAGGCTCGTGAGAAGAATCCACAAGAAGATAGAAGGGAACCGCGAGGTCTACGAGAAGTACGAGGAGCACTTCACGGACGACGCAGAGATACTGGTCGTCAGCTGGGGAGTGACGGCAAGGCCCGCCCTCGGAGCCGTCCTCAAGGCACGGGAAGAGGGCATAAAGGCCGGCCTCTTCGTGCCGAAAACGGTTCACCCGTTCCCCGGAGAAAGAATGAGGGAGCTCGGAAAGCGCGTTAGAGCCATACTCGTCCCGGAGATGAACCTCGGCCAGATGATACTCGAAGTCCAGCGTTTCGTCAACGACGACGTTCTGCTCAAGGGCGTGAACAAAATCGGCGGAGTGCCCCTCACAGTTGAGGAAATCCTGCGCGAAATAAGGGGTGTTGCCTGA
- a CDS encoding 2-oxoglutarate ferredoxin oxidoreductase subunit delta has product MAENANTVIEKNGYLVVGKAEGVVEIDVDTFLCKGCGICVEMCPRKVFEWSKGLSEKGVHYPVPVHAEKCVKCKLCELLCPDFAISVRW; this is encoded by the coding sequence ATGGCCGAAAATGCGAACACAGTCATTGAAAAAAACGGCTATCTCGTCGTCGGGAAGGCGGAAGGTGTCGTTGAAATTGACGTTGATACGTTTCTCTGCAAGGGCTGTGGAATTTGTGTCGAAATGTGCCCCAGGAAGGTCTTTGAGTGGAGCAAGGGGCTGAGCGAAAAAGGCGTCCACTACCCAGTTCCGGTTCATGCCGAAAAGTGCGTTAAGTGCAAGCTCTGCGAGCTCCTCTGCCCGGACTTCGCGATATCAGTAAGGTGGTGA
- a CDS encoding archaeosine biosynthesis radical SAM protein RaSEA yields the protein MTYWTSEDNVAGKPGTALFIILPTIGCYRFRIGKACYMCAYPTAAPKVKWSQEAIVDYVREALEKIKGKKGPFAVRMFTSGSFLDNGELKPETRRKIFELLAKMDNVEEIVIESRSELVRYDAVKELAELVPDKHFEVAIGLETANDDVADVSINKGNTFADFVRAAEIVHEADAKVKTYLLLKPIFLSERDGIEDAKESIIKAEPYTDTFSINITDIQKGTLYERLWEKNEYRPPWLWSAVEVLIWAKRKFPNKRILSDPVGAGSKRGPHNCLTDYDKVIGKAIKKFSATQDMKYIENLKPECRERWEYIVENGLLDWQLLTW from the coding sequence ATGACATACTGGACAAGCGAAGACAACGTCGCCGGAAAGCCCGGAACGGCACTCTTCATAATACTCCCCACCATTGGGTGCTACCGCTTCAGGATTGGAAAGGCCTGCTACATGTGCGCTTACCCCACTGCCGCCCCGAAGGTGAAGTGGAGCCAGGAAGCGATAGTGGACTACGTGAGGGAAGCGCTGGAGAAAATCAAAGGTAAGAAGGGACCCTTCGCGGTGAGAATGTTCACCTCGGGCTCGTTCCTTGACAACGGAGAGCTCAAACCTGAGACGAGGAGGAAAATCTTCGAGCTCTTAGCTAAGATGGACAACGTTGAGGAAATCGTCATCGAGAGCAGGAGCGAGCTCGTCCGCTACGATGCTGTTAAAGAGCTTGCCGAGCTCGTCCCAGACAAGCACTTTGAAGTTGCAATAGGACTTGAAACAGCTAACGACGATGTAGCTGATGTCTCGATAAACAAGGGCAACACCTTCGCGGACTTCGTAAGGGCGGCGGAGATAGTACACGAAGCCGATGCGAAGGTTAAGACGTACCTCCTCCTGAAGCCGATATTCCTCTCCGAGCGCGACGGGATAGAGGACGCCAAGGAAAGCATAATCAAGGCCGAGCCCTACACGGACACCTTCTCAATAAACATAACGGACATCCAGAAGGGCACGCTCTACGAGAGGCTCTGGGAGAAGAACGAGTACCGCCCTCCCTGGCTCTGGAGCGCCGTTGAAGTCCTCATCTGGGCGAAGAGGAAGTTCCCGAACAAGAGAATCCTGAGCGACCCGGTCGGTGCGGGCTCAAAGCGCGGCCCCCACAACTGTCTCACCGACTACGACAAGGTCATTGGAAAGGCCATCAAGAAGTTCTCGGCAACCCAAGACATGAAGTACATCGAGAACCTGAAACCGGAGTGCAGGGAGCGGTGGGAGTACATAGTCGAGAACGGCCTCCTCGACTGGCAGCTGCTGACGTGGTGA